A window of Tripterygium wilfordii isolate XIE 37 chromosome 7, ASM1340144v1, whole genome shotgun sequence contains these coding sequences:
- the LOC120001360 gene encoding uncharacterized protein LOC120001360 isoform X2, with product MKNRRASTASGVESDPISLISLQVFDMTGYVINDFRFTTRQQMGWDYWVEVNKQGNRCQAFKLRRVEADNVVIVTNMIGKGNGCCLGSYCWCGWPTVVVMSSTLHFVAKQRSLPAFRWRLVAYYEFGIRNGGEIITAFSFVACTFLMLLLTSVMFDQVCVLLAAALPPSFFFARKMRTWLWSRMMCLQNGMGCHCLLQKH from the exons ATGAAGAACAGACGTGCTTCGACTGCCTCGGGCGTCGAATCAGACCCGATTTCTTTGATCAG CTTGCAGGTTTTTGACATGACTGGATATGTAATAAATGATTTCAGATTCACTACAAG ACAACAAATGGGTTGGGATTATTGGGTTGAGGTGAACAAACAGGGCAATCGATGTCAGGCTTTCAAGCTGCGGCGG GTGGAAGCTGATAATGTTGTTATAGTGACCAATATGA TAGGCAAAGGAAATGGATGTTGTTTGGGTAGCTACTGCTGGTGTGGATGGCCAACTGTGGTTGTAATGTCCTCAACTCTTCATTTTGTAG CAAAACAAAGAAGTTTACCAGCATTTCGATGGAGACTGGTGGCTTACTATGAATTT GGGATAAGGAATGGCGGGGAGATCATAACTGCGTTCTCCTTTGTGGCCTGCACTTTCCTTATGCTCTTACTTACTTCGGTTATGTTCGACCAGGTGTGTGTTTTGCTAGCCGCTGCCCTGccgccttcttttttttttgcaagaaaGATGAGAACATGGCTGTGGAGTAGAATGATGTGTCTCCAAAATGGAATGGGATGCCACTGTCTGTTACAAAAACattga
- the LOC120001360 gene encoding uncharacterized protein LOC120001360 isoform X3, translating to MKNRRASTASGVESDPISLISLQVFDMTGYVINDFRFTTRQQMGWDYWVEVNKQGNRCQAFKLRRVEADNVVIVTNMIGKGNGCCLGSYCWCGWPTVVVMSSTLHFVAKQRSLPAFRWRLVAYYEFGIKNGREIITVFSFGVDDIFSKAAEEHDFSEVASPSIECLQCFLPLLLWKSFRSRRRRS from the exons ATGAAGAACAGACGTGCTTCGACTGCCTCGGGCGTCGAATCAGACCCGATTTCTTTGATCAG CTTGCAGGTTTTTGACATGACTGGATATGTAATAAATGATTTCAGATTCACTACAAG ACAACAAATGGGTTGGGATTATTGGGTTGAGGTGAACAAACAGGGCAATCGATGTCAGGCTTTCAAGCTGCGGCGG GTGGAAGCTGATAATGTTGTTATAGTGACCAATATGA TAGGCAAAGGAAATGGATGTTGTTTGGGTAGCTACTGCTGGTGTGGATGGCCAACTGTGGTTGTAATGTCCTCAACTCTTCATTTTGTAG CAAAACAAAGAAGTTTACCAGCATTTCGATGGAGACTGGTGGCTTACTATGAATTT GGGATAAAGAATGGCAGGGAGATCATAACTGTGTTCTCCTTTGGGGTGGATGACATATTTTCAAAAGCTGCAGAAGAACATGATTTCTCAGAGGTTGCTTCTCCAAGCATTGAATGTCTCCAATGCTTCCTTCCTTTGTTGCTGTGGAAG AGTTTTAGAAGCCGCAGAAGAAGATCATGA
- the LOC120001360 gene encoding uncharacterized protein LOC120001360 isoform X1: MKNRRASTASGVESDPISLISLQVFDMTGYVINDFRFTTRQQMGWDYWVEVNKQGNRCQAFKLRRVEADNVVIVTNMIGKGNGCCLGSYCWCGWPTVVVMSSTLHFVAKQRSLPAFRWRLVAYYEFGIKNGREIITVFSFGVDDIFSKAAEEHDFSEVASPSIECLQCFLPLLLWKVSVHVCVYCFKLYDFPSWVTFFSLISFEGMTRVLEAAEEDHD; this comes from the exons ATGAAGAACAGACGTGCTTCGACTGCCTCGGGCGTCGAATCAGACCCGATTTCTTTGATCAG CTTGCAGGTTTTTGACATGACTGGATATGTAATAAATGATTTCAGATTCACTACAAG ACAACAAATGGGTTGGGATTATTGGGTTGAGGTGAACAAACAGGGCAATCGATGTCAGGCTTTCAAGCTGCGGCGG GTGGAAGCTGATAATGTTGTTATAGTGACCAATATGA TAGGCAAAGGAAATGGATGTTGTTTGGGTAGCTACTGCTGGTGTGGATGGCCAACTGTGGTTGTAATGTCCTCAACTCTTCATTTTGTAG CAAAACAAAGAAGTTTACCAGCATTTCGATGGAGACTGGTGGCTTACTATGAATTT GGGATAAAGAATGGCAGGGAGATCATAACTGTGTTCTCCTTTGGGGTGGATGACATATTTTCAAAAGCTGCAGAAGAACATGATTTCTCAGAGGTTGCTTCTCCAAGCATTGAATGTCTCCAATGCTTCCTTCCTTTGTTGCTGTGGAAGGTTAGTGTGCATGTCTGTGTATATTGCTTCAAATTATATGATTTTCCATCATGGGTgacctttttttctttgatttcttttgagGGAATGACAAGAGTTTTAGAAGCCGCAGAAGAAGATCATGATTGA